A window from Triticum aestivum cultivar Chinese Spring chromosome 6D, IWGSC CS RefSeq v2.1, whole genome shotgun sequence encodes these proteins:
- the LOC123144824 gene encoding UDP-rhamnose/UDP-galactose transporter 6 isoform X1, with protein MGVAPGSKAERKAALDAGAWMFNVVTSVGIIMVNKALMATHGFSFATTLTGLHFLTTTLMTSVMKWLGYIQPSYLPLPELVKFVFFANLSIVGMNVSLMWNSVGFYQIAKLCIIPVLCFLEILFDKVRYSRDTKLSIMLVLVGVAVCTVTDVSVNSQGLIAAIIAVWSTALQQHYVHHLQRKYSLGSFNLLGHTAPAQAVSLLIFGPFVDLWLTDKRVDTFDYTMVVTFFIVLSCIIAVGTNLSQFICIGRFTAVSFQVLGHMKTILVLTLGFFFFGKEGLNFHVALGMTIAVIGMIWYGNASSKPGGKERQVYIPISEKTQKHGILSSQSELDLKV; from the exons ATGGGTGTGGCACCAGGAAGCAAGGCAGAGAGAAAAGCAGCATTAGATGCTGGAGCATGGATGTTCAATGTTGTGACATCTGTTGGTATAATCATGGTCAACAAGGCCTTAATGGCTACACATGGTTTTAGCTTTG CTACAACGTTAACTGGGCTGCATTTCCTAACCACGACCTTGATGACATCAGTAATGAAATGGTTGGGATATATTCAGCCATCCTACTTACCATTGCCAGAACTAGTAAAATTTGTCTTCTTTGCAAACTTATCAATTGTTGGGATGAATGTTAGCTTGATGTGGAACTCTGTTGGATTCTATCAG ATTGCCAAGTTGTGTATCATTCCAGTTTTGTGTTTTCTAGAAATCCTCTTTGACAAAGTTCGTTACTCAAGAGATACAAAACTCAGTATAATGCTTGTCCTAGTTGGTGTTGCTGTGTGTACTGTAACTGATGTTAGTGTGAACTCTCAAGGGTTGATAGCTGCAATAATAGCGGTCTGGAGCACTGCACTACAACAGCAT TATGTTCATCATCTTCAACGGAAGTACTCGCTTGGCTCATTCAACCTCTTGGGTCATACTGCTCCTGCTCAGGCAGTGTCGTTGTTAATATTTGGTCCTTTTGTGGATTTATGGTTGACTGACAAAAGAGTTGATACTTTTGATTATACCATGGTAGTTACG TTCTTCATTGTATTGTCGTGCATAATTGCTGTTGGTACCAATCTAAGCCAGTTCATATGCATCGGACGATTCACAGCTGTCTCGTTTCAAGTTCTAGGCCACATGAAGACTATTCTCGTGCTGACCCTGGGTTTTTTCTTCTTCGGAAAAGAGGGCCTTAATTTCCATGTCGCACTTGGCATGACCATAGCTGTTATTGGCATGATTTGGTACGGGAATGCGTCGTCCAAACCAGGAGGCAAAGAGCGGCAGGTTTACATACCAATCAGCGAGAAAACACAGAAGCACGGCATACTGTCATCGCAGTCTGAGCTTGATCTGAAAGTCTGA
- the LOC123144824 gene encoding UDP-rhamnose/UDP-galactose transporter 5 isoform X2 has product MGVAPGSKAERKAALDAGAWMFNVVTSVGIIMVNKALMATHGFSFATTLTGLHFLTTTLMTSVMKWLGYIQPSYLPLPELVKFVFFANLSIVGMNVSLMWNSVGFYQIAKLCIIPVLCFLEILFDKVRYSRDTKLSIMLVLVGVAVCTVTDVSVNSQGLIAAIIAVWSTALQQHYVHHLQRKYSLGSFNLLGHTAPAQAVSLLIFGPFVDLWLTDKRVDTFDYTMVVTFL; this is encoded by the exons ATGGGTGTGGCACCAGGAAGCAAGGCAGAGAGAAAAGCAGCATTAGATGCTGGAGCATGGATGTTCAATGTTGTGACATCTGTTGGTATAATCATGGTCAACAAGGCCTTAATGGCTACACATGGTTTTAGCTTTG CTACAACGTTAACTGGGCTGCATTTCCTAACCACGACCTTGATGACATCAGTAATGAAATGGTTGGGATATATTCAGCCATCCTACTTACCATTGCCAGAACTAGTAAAATTTGTCTTCTTTGCAAACTTATCAATTGTTGGGATGAATGTTAGCTTGATGTGGAACTCTGTTGGATTCTATCAG ATTGCCAAGTTGTGTATCATTCCAGTTTTGTGTTTTCTAGAAATCCTCTTTGACAAAGTTCGTTACTCAAGAGATACAAAACTCAGTATAATGCTTGTCCTAGTTGGTGTTGCTGTGTGTACTGTAACTGATGTTAGTGTGAACTCTCAAGGGTTGATAGCTGCAATAATAGCGGTCTGGAGCACTGCACTACAACAGCAT TATGTTCATCATCTTCAACGGAAGTACTCGCTTGGCTCATTCAACCTCTTGGGTCATACTGCTCCTGCTCAGGCAGTGTCGTTGTTAATATTTGGTCCTTTTGTGGATTTATGGTTGACTGACAAAAGAGTTGATACTTTTGATTATACCATGGTAGTTACG TTCTTGTAG